A portion of the Edaphobacter lichenicola genome contains these proteins:
- the rpmC gene encoding 50S ribosomal protein L29, producing the protein MEFEKISNLSDEELKSEQAKAGEQLFRIRFQKSLGNNEGIKKLRTLKLDIARIKTVERQRTLAAEKAANPVVANAAPAKSTRTARKKAKKD; encoded by the coding sequence ATGGAATTCGAAAAGATTAGCAATCTCAGTGACGAAGAGCTCAAGAGCGAGCAGGCCAAGGCCGGCGAGCAGCTCTTCCGCATCCGCTTCCAGAAGAGCCTGGGCAATAACGAGGGCATCAAGAAGCTGCGGACACTCAAGCTGGACATCGCCCGCATCAAGACCGTCGAACGGCAGCGCACTCTGGCCGCCGAGAAGGCCGCCAACCCCGTCGTCGCCAACGCTGCGCCGGCCAAGAGCACTCGCACCGCCCGCAAGAAAGCGAAGAAGGACTAA
- the rpsQ gene encoding 30S ribosomal protein S17: MADTTNTAAATPEAQTSRRNEKVGLVVSTKMQKTIVVEIEMRKAHPKYKRVMKSNKKFYAHDEQNSARVGDVVRIREARPLSKLKRWSLEEIVRRSSLALAEEKSAAAVAAEAK; the protein is encoded by the coding sequence ATGGCAGATACAACCAACACCGCAGCCGCAACCCCCGAAGCTCAGACCTCGCGTCGCAATGAGAAGGTAGGTCTGGTCGTCTCGACCAAGATGCAGAAGACGATCGTCGTTGAGATCGAGATGCGCAAGGCGCACCCCAAGTACAAGCGCGTGATGAAGTCGAACAAGAAGTTCTACGCGCATGACGAGCAGAACTCCGCACGCGTCGGCGACGTTGTTCGCATCCGCGAGGCGCGTCCTCTGTCGAAGCTGAAGCGCTGGTCACTTGAGGAGATCGTTCGCCGCTCGTCGCTCGCATTGGCGGAAGAGAAGTCCGCGGCTGCTGTCGCTGCCGAAGCCAAGTAG
- the rplN gene encoding 50S ribosomal protein L14: MSVQMRTMLDVADNSGARKLQVILPLGGGLGKKAGLGDVVTAAVKEASPDGTVKKGKVVKAVIVRTRKEYRRRDGTYIRFDQNAAVVINDANEPVGTRVFGPVARELREKKFLKIVSLAPEVI; this comes from the coding sequence ATGTCAGTACAAATGAGAACAATGCTTGACGTAGCCGACAACTCCGGCGCGCGCAAGTTGCAGGTGATCCTGCCCCTCGGTGGTGGTCTCGGCAAGAAGGCAGGCCTCGGCGACGTCGTCACCGCAGCTGTCAAGGAAGCCTCTCCCGATGGCACCGTCAAAAAGGGTAAGGTCGTCAAGGCTGTGATCGTCCGGACGCGCAAGGAGTATCGCCGCCGCGACGGAACGTACATCCGGTTCGACCAGAACGCTGCTGTCGTCATCAACGACGCCAATGAGCCGGTCGGAACCCGTGTGTTTGGACCTGTGGCCCGAGAGCTTCGCGAGAAGAAGTTTTTGAAGATCGTTTCGCTCGCACCCGAAGTCATCTAA
- the rplX gene encoding 50S ribosomal protein L24: MAGIKIKRNDKVEVIAGKDKGKQGRVLRVIAEKNRVLVEGVMMVKKHVKPNPQRNIKGGIAEQESTIHVSNVMLLDGDGKKTRIGSRFEGDTKVRFSKTSGATIAEKKK; encoded by the coding sequence ATGGCAGGCATCAAGATCAAGCGGAATGACAAGGTCGAAGTAATCGCAGGCAAAGACAAGGGCAAGCAGGGCCGGGTTCTTCGCGTCATCGCTGAAAAGAATCGCGTCCTGGTAGAGGGCGTCATGATGGTGAAGAAGCACGTGAAGCCGAACCCCCAACGGAATATCAAGGGCGGCATCGCGGAGCAGGAGTCCACCATTCACGTCTCGAACGTCATGCTGCTCGACGGTGATGGAAAGAAAACCCGTATCGGATCGCGTTTCGAGGGTGACACGAAGGTTCGCTTCTCGAAGACCAGCGGCGCAACGATCGCTGAGAAGAAGAAGTAA
- the rplE gene encoding 50S ribosomal protein L5, producing the protein MAARLKQKYESEIKQALGKELNITNAMAIPKLEKIVINMGLGEATQNVKIMDPLVADLASIAGQKPVTTKAKKSIAAFKVREGMPIGAMVTLRGDTMYEFLDRLISIALPRVRDFRGVSSKSFDGRGNYTLGLRDQLIFAEIDYAKVDKLKGMNVTIVTTAKDDNGARALLKSFGMPFRVGA; encoded by the coding sequence ATGGCAGCACGTCTGAAGCAGAAGTACGAGAGCGAGATCAAGCAGGCGTTGGGCAAAGAGCTCAACATAACCAACGCCATGGCGATCCCGAAGCTTGAGAAGATCGTCATCAACATGGGTCTCGGCGAAGCCACCCAAAACGTCAAGATTATGGATCCTCTCGTGGCTGACCTCGCCTCCATCGCCGGCCAGAAGCCTGTGACCACCAAGGCAAAAAAGTCCATCGCAGCCTTCAAGGTTCGCGAGGGCATGCCTATCGGGGCAATGGTCACGTTGCGCGGCGACACGATGTACGAGTTTCTTGACCGCCTTATCTCGATCGCTCTTCCCCGCGTACGCGACTTCCGCGGCGTTTCTTCGAAGAGCTTCGATGGCCGCGGCAACTACACCCTTGGTTTGCGCGATCAGCTGATCTTCGCTGAGATCGACTACGCCAAGGTCGACAAGCTCAAGGGTATGAACGTCACCATCGTCACAACGGCGAAGGACGACAATGGTGCCCGCGCCCTGCTGAAGAGCTTTGGTATGCCCTTCCGCGTTGGAGCATAG
- a CDS encoding type Z 30S ribosomal protein S14 has product MATTAKRVKDARKPKFKSRQHNRCQLCGRPRAFLRKFGVCRLCFRSLALKGEIPGVVKSSW; this is encoded by the coding sequence ATGGCAACTACAGCAAAGCGCGTCAAAGACGCAAGGAAACCGAAGTTCAAGTCTCGCCAGCACAACCGCTGCCAGCTCTGCGGTCGTCCTCGCGCGTTCCTTCGCAAGTTCGGCGTATGCCGTCTCTGCTTCCGTTCGCTCGCCCTCAAGGGAGAAATTCCGGGCGTTGTGAAGTCGAGCTGGTAG
- the rpsH gene encoding 30S ribosomal protein S8 — MNLTDPVADFLTRIRNSIRARHQKLDVPASKLKAEIARILKEEGYIANYKPTEENGMKVIRVYLKYGPNNEAVIRDLQRVSRPGCRVYLGRDEIRRVQGGLGISIMTTPKGVMTGRQARREGVGGEILCEVW; from the coding sequence ATGAACCTCACTGACCCAGTAGCCGACTTCCTGACCCGCATCCGCAACTCCATCCGTGCGCGTCACCAGAAGCTCGACGTCCCCGCATCCAAGCTCAAGGCCGAGATCGCCCGTATCCTTAAGGAAGAGGGCTACATCGCGAACTACAAGCCGACCGAAGAGAATGGCATGAAGGTCATCCGCGTTTACCTCAAGTACGGCCCGAACAACGAGGCTGTCATCCGCGATCTGCAACGCGTCTCCCGTCCCGGCTGCCGTGTCTATCTCGGCCGCGATGAGATCCGCCGCGTTCAAGGTGGTCTTGGCATCTCCATCATGACAACCCCCAAGGGTGTCATGACCGGTCGACAGGCGCGTCGCGAAGGTGTTGGCGGCGAGATTCTCTGCGAAGTTTGGTAG
- the rplF gene encoding 50S ribosomal protein L6: MSRIGKKPIALPVGVKYTVSENGNTVLVEGPKGKVTAMLPGGIKLVQKDGQLLTERQTDKQAAFHGLARALVFNAVTGVTTGWTKEIDIVGIGYRAELKGKNMVVFTLGYSHPIEFPLPTGISVEIDPKQTHLTVSGIDRQKVGQVAADMRSLRKPDPYKNKGVRYTGEVLKKKVGKTGAK, encoded by the coding sequence ATGTCACGTATTGGTAAGAAGCCGATCGCTCTACCCGTCGGAGTCAAGTACACGGTCAGCGAGAATGGCAACACCGTTCTGGTCGAAGGCCCCAAGGGCAAAGTCACCGCGATGCTGCCGGGCGGCATCAAGCTCGTCCAGAAAGATGGTCAACTCCTTACCGAGCGGCAGACGGACAAGCAGGCAGCCTTCCACGGCCTCGCCCGCGCACTGGTCTTCAACGCCGTCACCGGCGTCACGACCGGCTGGACCAAAGAGATCGACATCGTCGGCATCGGTTACCGCGCTGAGCTGAAGGGGAAGAACATGGTGGTCTTCACTTTGGGCTACTCTCACCCCATCGAGTTCCCTCTGCCCACCGGAATCTCCGTCGAGATCGACCCCAAGCAGACTCACCTCACCGTCTCCGGTATCGACCGGCAAAAGGTAGGGCAGGTTGCTGCCGACATGCGCTCTCTCCGTAAACCGGACCCTTACAAGAATAAGGGCGTTCGCTACACCGGCGAAGTACTGAAGAAGAAGGTCGGCAAGACCGGAGCGAAGTAA
- the rplR gene encoding 50S ribosomal protein L18, whose product MINPRQRNVIRQRVHTRIREKMSGTAERPRLNVYRSLNHIYTQLIDDLNGVTIASASSMGKKTEEKKYGGNIAAAAEVGKLIAERAKEKGIKKIVFDRGGYLYHGRVKALADAAREAGLDF is encoded by the coding sequence ATGATCAATCCACGTCAGCGCAATGTGATCCGCCAGCGCGTTCACACTCGCATCCGCGAGAAAATGTCCGGTACCGCCGAGCGTCCACGCCTCAACGTCTATCGTTCGCTCAACCACATCTACACCCAACTCATCGACGACCTCAACGGGGTCACTATTGCCTCTGCTTCCTCGATGGGCAAGAAGACCGAAGAGAAGAAGTATGGCGGGAACATCGCCGCAGCTGCCGAAGTGGGCAAGCTGATCGCCGAGCGCGCGAAAGAGAAGGGCATCAAGAAGATTGTGTTTGACCGCGGCGGCTACCTGTATCACGGTCGCGTCAAAGCACTCGCCGATGCAGCCCGCGAAGCGGGTCTCGATTTCTAA
- the rpsE gene encoding 30S ribosomal protein S5, with the protein MAMKKKIDANRLNLKDEVVSINRVTKVVKGGKNMSFAALVVIGDPGEGVVGYGSGKAKEVPQAIRKGIESAKKNLHKVNLTESTIPHQVLGHFGAGQVMLKPAPEGTGIIAGKTVRAVMTAAGVQNVLTKSLGSANPHNVIKATFDALIQLRNKAEVAALRGKAVEEL; encoded by the coding sequence ATGGCAATGAAGAAAAAAATCGATGCGAACCGCCTCAACCTGAAAGACGAGGTCGTTTCGATCAACCGCGTCACCAAAGTAGTCAAGGGCGGTAAGAACATGTCCTTCGCTGCACTCGTTGTCATCGGAGATCCAGGGGAAGGCGTTGTGGGCTACGGCTCCGGCAAGGCCAAGGAAGTTCCCCAGGCCATCCGCAAGGGTATCGAGTCGGCCAAGAAGAATCTGCACAAGGTCAATCTGACCGAGAGCACGATTCCTCACCAGGTCCTCGGCCACTTCGGCGCAGGCCAGGTCATGCTCAAGCCCGCCCCGGAAGGTACCGGCATCATCGCCGGCAAGACGGTCCGCGCCGTCATGACCGCCGCCGGTGTGCAGAACGTGCTCACCAAGAGCCTCGGCTCGGCGAACCCGCACAACGTCATCAAGGCCACCTTCGACGCTCTCATTCAGCTTCGCAACAAGGCCGAAGTCGCCGCCCTGCGCGGCAAGGCAGTGGAAGAGCTCTAA
- the rpmD gene encoding 50S ribosomal protein L30, which translates to MADTNAIAKIKLQYFRSKICTPVKHKLVIKGLGFTRLNQIVEREDTPSIRGMVAKVPHLVRVVD; encoded by the coding sequence ATGGCAGACACCAACGCAATCGCCAAAATCAAGCTGCAGTACTTCCGTTCCAAGATCTGCACCCCGGTCAAGCACAAGCTCGTCATCAAGGGCCTCGGCTTTACCCGTCTCAACCAGATCGTCGAGCGCGAAGACACTCCATCCATCCGTGGCATGGTCGCAAAGGTTCCGCATCTCGTCCGCGTCGTCGACTAA
- the rplO gene encoding 50S ribosomal protein L15 — MAIRNLSNLRAPKRANENKKRVGRGMGSGMGKTSTRGHKGQGSRSGSSLMRGFEGGQMPLHRRLPKRGFTNIFRVEYQVLGLDRVAEIVAAENVTEFTLDKIIELGLLRKKGALIKVLNNGEIKTAVTVHAHKFSKTAQEAIEKAGGKAILIG, encoded by the coding sequence ATGGCAATCCGTAATCTCTCCAATCTACGCGCCCCCAAGCGGGCGAATGAAAACAAGAAGCGTGTCGGCCGCGGTATGGGTTCGGGCATGGGTAAGACCTCGACCCGTGGACACAAGGGTCAGGGCTCCCGCTCGGGTTCATCCCTCATGCGTGGTTTTGAAGGCGGCCAGATGCCCCTTCACCGTCGTCTGCCCAAGCGCGGCTTCACCAACATCTTCCGCGTCGAGTACCAGGTTCTTGGCCTCGACCGCGTCGCCGAGATCGTTGCCGCCGAGAACGTGACCGAGTTCACGCTTGACAAGATCATCGAGCTTGGCCTGCTGCGCAAGAAGGGTGCTTTGATCAAAGTGTTGAATAACGGAGAGATCAAGACCGCCGTTACCGTTCACGCGCACAAGTTCTCCAAGACTGCTCAGGAAGCGATCGAAAAGGCCGGCGGCAAGGCCATCCTCATCGGCTAA
- the secY gene encoding preprotein translocase subunit SecY: MFEKIANIFKIPDLRKRVLFTLGMLAVYRLGSHIPTPGINADMLAQFFNQNSGSALGLVDLFSGGNLRKLTVFALGIMPYITASIIFQLLTVIYEPLAKLQKEGELGRRKITQWTRYVTVLLGIVQSFAIALTLTNTSTGQTMVTISRAAFIPLCVITLTSGTAFIMWLGEQITERGIGNGMSLLIFAGIVVGLPKGIEDLYEKVRDNAWGALTPIAVALLVLGMIAVVAFIVYVERSERRIPVQYAKRIVGRKMMGGQSTHLPLKVNSGGVMPVIFASSILSAPLLFSGAHIFGYSLQDSSFFGPIFRSLAPGEPWYELLRIVAIIFFAYFYISIVFRPDDIADNMRKYGGFIPGIRPGKRTADFINDVLTRITLIGAIYLIIISIIPEFLISGMHFNHLWLIGSAFDRLPTWMTNGLGLNFYFGGTSLLIVVGVAMDTVQQIESQLIMRHYDGFTPKSGRIRGRKSW; this comes from the coding sequence ATGTTCGAGAAAATCGCAAACATCTTCAAAATCCCCGACCTCCGCAAGCGCGTCCTCTTCACGCTTGGCATGTTGGCCGTATACCGCCTCGGCTCGCATATTCCCACCCCCGGCATCAATGCCGACATGCTCGCCCAGTTCTTCAATCAGAACTCCGGCTCTGCTCTCGGCCTCGTCGACCTCTTCTCCGGTGGAAACCTCCGCAAGCTCACCGTCTTTGCCCTCGGCATTATGCCGTACATCACGGCATCGATCATCTTCCAGCTCCTTACCGTCATCTACGAGCCGCTCGCGAAGCTTCAGAAGGAAGGCGAACTAGGCCGCCGCAAGATCACCCAGTGGACACGCTACGTGACAGTCCTACTCGGTATCGTGCAGTCGTTCGCCATCGCCCTCACGCTGACCAACACCAGCACCGGCCAGACGATGGTCACCATCTCCCGCGCTGCCTTCATTCCGCTCTGCGTCATCACTCTTACCTCAGGCACCGCCTTCATCATGTGGCTCGGCGAACAGATCACCGAGCGCGGCATCGGCAACGGAATGAGCTTGCTCATTTTCGCCGGCATCGTCGTCGGCCTGCCCAAGGGTATTGAGGACTTGTACGAGAAGGTCCGCGACAACGCCTGGGGAGCACTTACCCCCATCGCAGTCGCTCTCCTCGTCCTCGGCATGATCGCGGTCGTAGCCTTTATCGTCTACGTAGAGCGCTCCGAGCGTCGCATCCCCGTCCAGTACGCCAAGCGTATCGTCGGCCGCAAGATGATGGGTGGCCAGTCCACGCACCTTCCGCTGAAGGTCAACTCCGGCGGCGTCATGCCGGTCATCTTTGCCAGTTCGATTCTGTCGGCTCCTTTGCTATTCTCCGGCGCCCACATCTTCGGGTACTCGCTGCAGGACTCGTCGTTTTTCGGGCCGATCTTCCGGTCACTAGCTCCAGGCGAACCCTGGTACGAGCTTCTCCGCATCGTTGCAATCATCTTTTTCGCCTACTTCTACATCTCCATCGTCTTCCGTCCAGATGACATCGCCGACAACATGCGCAAGTATGGCGGCTTCATCCCCGGCATTCGTCCCGGCAAGCGCACGGCCGACTTCATCAACGATGTGCTGACCCGCATCACTCTCATCGGCGCGATCTACCTCATCATCATCTCCATCATCCCTGAGTTCCTTATAAGTGGAATGCATTTCAACCATCTCTGGCTCATTGGCTCGGCCTTTGATCGGCTGCCAACCTGGATGACCAATGGCCTCGGCCTCAACTTCTACTTCGGCGGCACCTCGCTGCTGATTGTCGTCGGTGTGGCCATGGACACGGTCCAGCAGATCGAATCGCAGCTCATCATGCGCCACTACGACGGCTTCACTCCCAAGAGTGGCCGCATCCGTGGTCGCAAGAGCTGGTAG
- a CDS encoding adenylate kinase, producing MTTSTASETETAPADQNFLPGPVLLLGAPGVGKGTQAKALMAAYGIPQISTGDILRANIKNGTELGKAAKALVDQGTLVSDDLVNQMVADRLKQPDTQRGFILDGFPRTLNQATWLDAQLAGTSQTLPVVAISIVVDYEQLLHRITGRRISPAGRIYNTYSNPPKVAGICDVDGSALVQRPDDSEAVFTERMKTFEAQTAPVIEHYRQQGRFEEINGDQQVEQVTAEITSALKRLRRSSNR from the coding sequence TTGACGACAAGCACCGCATCAGAGACCGAGACGGCCCCGGCAGACCAGAACTTCCTGCCCGGGCCGGTCCTCCTTTTGGGTGCCCCCGGTGTAGGCAAGGGAACGCAGGCCAAGGCCCTCATGGCCGCATACGGCATCCCGCAGATCTCCACCGGCGACATCCTCCGTGCCAACATCAAGAACGGCACTGAACTCGGTAAAGCAGCCAAGGCCCTTGTTGATCAGGGAACCTTGGTCTCCGACGACCTAGTCAATCAGATGGTCGCCGACCGCCTCAAACAGCCCGACACGCAACGCGGCTTCATCCTCGACGGCTTTCCCCGCACCCTCAATCAGGCCACATGGCTGGACGCCCAGCTTGCGGGCACCTCGCAGACTTTGCCAGTCGTCGCCATCAGCATCGTCGTCGACTACGAGCAGCTTCTCCACCGCATCACCGGCCGCCGCATCTCGCCTGCAGGCCGCATCTACAACACTTACTCGAATCCTCCGAAGGTCGCCGGCATCTGTGATGTAGACGGCTCCGCTCTCGTTCAGCGTCCCGACGACTCCGAAGCCGTCTTCACCGAGCGCATGAAGACCTTCGAGGCCCAGACCGCCCCGGTCATCGAGCACTACCGCCAACAGGGCCGCTTCGAAGAGATCAACGGTGATCAGCAGGTAGAACAGGTGACCGCAGAGATCACCTCCGCGCTCAAACGCCTTCGCCGGTCGTCTAATCGGTAA
- the map gene encoding type I methionyl aminopeptidase, with the protein MAIMIKTSQEIEKMRISGKALRQVHNAIAPHVVPGASTMDLEEIAVKKIAELGAIAAFKGYHGFPAVLCTSINNEVVHGMPNAKRILAEGDILSIDCGVIIDGYYSDAAVTYPIGKVSPEATKLLAVTKASLERAIQQCQVGGRLGDISSAVQELCEAEGFGVVREFVGHGIGRAMHEDPQVPNFGDPGKGPRLKAGMVLAIEPMINAGGPEVKVLKDGWTAVTIDGSYSAHFEHTVAITKDGPQVLTR; encoded by the coding sequence ATGGCCATCATGATCAAAACGTCGCAGGAGATCGAGAAGATGCGGATCTCCGGCAAGGCCCTCCGCCAGGTCCACAATGCGATTGCGCCCCACGTCGTCCCTGGCGCCTCGACCATGGATCTCGAAGAGATCGCCGTCAAAAAGATCGCCGAACTTGGCGCCATCGCCGCATTCAAGGGCTACCACGGCTTCCCCGCGGTCCTCTGCACCTCGATCAACAACGAGGTCGTCCACGGCATGCCCAACGCCAAGCGCATCCTCGCCGAAGGCGACATCCTCTCCATCGATTGCGGCGTCATTATCGACGGCTACTACTCCGATGCCGCTGTTACCTACCCCATCGGCAAGGTCAGCCCCGAGGCCACGAAGCTCCTGGCAGTAACGAAAGCCTCTCTTGAGAGGGCAATCCAACAGTGCCAGGTCGGCGGTCGCCTGGGCGACATCTCCTCCGCCGTTCAGGAGCTCTGCGAAGCCGAAGGCTTCGGCGTCGTCCGCGAGTTCGTCGGCCACGGGATCGGCCGCGCCATGCATGAAGATCCACAAGTTCCCAACTTTGGCGACCCGGGCAAAGGCCCTCGTCTCAAAGCCGGTATGGTCCTGGCCATTGAGCCCATGATCAACGCCGGAGGCCCCGAAGTTAAGGTCCTCAAGGACGGCTGGACAGCCGTAACCATCGACGGTAGCTACAGCGCTCACTTCGAGCACACCGTCGCCATTACAAAAGATGGCCCCCAAGTGCTGACTCGCTAG
- the infA gene encoding translation initiation factor IF-1, translated as MSKEDAIEVMAVVVETLPNAMFKVELENKHQALAHVSGRMRKNFIRILPGDRVAIELSPYDLNRGRIVYRYK; from the coding sequence TTGTCGAAGGAAGATGCAATTGAAGTGATGGCGGTGGTCGTCGAGACCCTGCCGAATGCGATGTTCAAGGTCGAGCTTGAAAACAAGCACCAGGCCCTTGCACACGTCTCCGGACGTATGCGCAAAAACTTCATTCGTATTCTCCCCGGCGACCGCGTCGCGATTGAGCTCAGCCCGTACGACCTCAACCGCGGCCGCATTGTCTACCGCTACAAGTAG
- the rpmJ gene encoding 50S ribosomal protein L36, translating to MKVRASVKKICDKCKVIHRRGVVRVICSASAKHKQRQG from the coding sequence ATGAAGGTTCGTGCCTCAGTAAAGAAGATCTGCGACAAGTGCAAGGTCATCCACCGTCGCGGCGTAGTGCGCGTCATTTGCAGTGCGAGCGCCAAGCACAAGCAGCGCCAGGGCTAA
- the rpsM gene encoding 30S ribosomal protein S13, translating into MARIAGVDVPNNKQARIGLTYIFGIGDSRAAKILTKADVDPFAKVGTLDEDALNRIRQVIEAEGQIEGDLRKDISLNIKRLIEIQSYRGLRHRRSLPVRGQRTHTNARTRKGPRKGTVAGKKKATK; encoded by the coding sequence ATGGCACGTATTGCTGGAGTCGATGTCCCTAACAACAAACAGGCGCGCATCGGTCTCACCTACATCTTCGGAATCGGCGACTCTCGCGCCGCCAAGATCCTCACGAAGGCGGATGTTGATCCGTTCGCGAAGGTTGGCACGCTCGACGAGGACGCGCTGAACCGCATCCGTCAGGTTATCGAAGCCGAGGGCCAGATCGAAGGCGATCTCCGCAAGGACATCTCGCTCAACATCAAGCGCCTCATTGAAATTCAGTCCTACCGTGGCCTCCGCCACCGTCGTTCGCTGCCCGTCCGTGGCCAGCGCACTCACACCAACGCTCGCACCCGCAAAGGCCCACGCAAGGGAACCGTTGCCGGTAAGAAGAAAGCGACGAAATAA
- the rpsK gene encoding 30S ribosomal protein S11, giving the protein MAKTQNTKGAAKPGKNKKFKKRERKNVPFGLVFIQASFNNTIVTITDQVGNTLSWKSSGSLGFRGSRKGTPFAAQQAAVGAANAARDHGVRSVDVRVSGPGSGRESAIRALATTGIEVRSIRDVTPMPHNGCRPPKRRRV; this is encoded by the coding sequence ATGGCGAAGACACAGAATACGAAGGGTGCAGCAAAGCCCGGTAAGAATAAGAAGTTCAAGAAGCGCGAGCGGAAGAATGTTCCATTTGGCCTCGTCTTCATTCAGGCCTCGTTCAACAACACCATCGTCACCATCACTGATCAGGTCGGCAACACGCTGAGCTGGAAGTCGTCCGGTTCGCTTGGCTTCCGCGGCTCCCGCAAGGGAACCCCGTTTGCCGCGCAGCAGGCCGCAGTTGGTGCAGCCAACGCAGCCCGCGATCACGGTGTCCGTTCGGTCGATGTGCGCGTCTCCGGTCCCGGCTCTGGCCGTGAGTCCGCGATCCGCGCCCTCGCCACCACCGGTATTGAGGTCCGCAGCATCCGCGACGTTACGCCGATGCCGCACAACGGTTGCCGTCCGCCGAAGCGCCGCCGCGTTTGA
- a CDS encoding DUF1272 domain-containing protein: MKSECERCNAALDANGIAFICSYDCSFCATCAQVLNAICPNCGGELVLRPRRRQDATTTGS; the protein is encoded by the coding sequence ATGAAGTCCGAATGCGAGCGCTGTAATGCAGCTCTCGATGCAAACGGAATAGCCTTCATCTGCAGTTATGATTGCAGCTTTTGTGCAACATGCGCTCAGGTTTTGAATGCAATCTGTCCCAACTGCGGCGGTGAGCTTGTTCTCAGGCCCCGCCGCAGACAAGACGCTACTACAACTGGATCGTGA
- the rpsD gene encoding 30S ribosomal protein S4 codes for MARYTGPVCRLCRRDGTKLFLKGAKCFSEKCPVEKRNFPPGQHGQSRKVKKVVGYGLQLREKQKAKRIYFTLETQFRAYYQKASNKTGVTGELLLQQLETRLDNVAYRLGFAMSRRQARQVVRHGHLQVNGRKVNIPSFQVKVGDEIAIREGSKALVMLEEAKNFAAAQNQVQWLDINRDNLSGKVIALPKREDVNLPVNEQLIVELYSK; via the coding sequence ATGGCACGTTATACAGGACCCGTCTGCCGCCTCTGCCGCCGCGACGGCACCAAACTCTTCCTCAAGGGAGCCAAGTGCTTCTCTGAGAAATGCCCGGTAGAAAAGCGCAACTTCCCCCCAGGCCAGCACGGCCAGTCCCGCAAGGTAAAGAAGGTCGTCGGCTACGGTCTGCAGCTCCGCGAGAAGCAGAAGGCCAAGCGCATCTACTTCACCCTCGAGACCCAGTTCCGCGCCTACTACCAGAAGGCCTCCAACAAGACCGGTGTCACCGGCGAACTTCTGCTCCAGCAGCTTGAGACCCGTCTCGACAACGTCGCCTACCGCCTCGGCTTCGCAATGAGCCGCCGCCAGGCCCGTCAGGTCGTCCGTCACGGTCACCTTCAGGTCAATGGTCGCAAGGTCAACATCCCGTCCTTTCAGGTGAAGGTTGGCGATGAGATCGCGATCCGCGAAGGCTCCAAGGCTCTGGTCATGCTCGAAGAGGCCAAGAACTTTGCCGCCGCCCAGAACCAGGTTCAGTGGCTCGACATTAACCGCGACAATCTCTCCGGCAAGGTCATCGCTCTGCCGAAGCGCGAGGACGTCAACCTGCCCGTCAACGAGCAGTTGATCGTCGAACTCTACAGCAAGTAA